The Paenibacillus sp. genome has a segment encoding these proteins:
- a CDS encoding S-layer homology domain-containing protein, giving the protein MNNRWKRWTAAAVAACAVAAAGWTPMPSAPERAAASALQPIQLIAEQDHIAPGGTITYRLLYHAEANAEASGGATAEVVVPAELTIVDAGDAAWDAEKRTLTWNFGGVAAGAAVAATFRAKVGEDAAPGGRIEVGATAELAAGVETAAPAVGVMVGTDTHQPFMQGYPDGTFRPDGLLTRAETAAIVARIKGLRQLEGESFEDVDASHWAYRYIQQVSAEGYMIGYNGEFRPEEPITKAELVALMLRLRGVSPVPLASELSDAIDGWSKYAVGTAETLGWLAAADEAPFAAEEPIERELAAQWIGVGLQRGPLMDGVAAVEQHFPDVPRDHPYFRWIEEASAVAHESEDRGEFNEYLIQYLPDYTAAF; this is encoded by the coding sequence ATGAACAATCGGTGGAAACGTTGGACGGCGGCGGCGGTCGCCGCATGCGCGGTCGCGGCGGCGGGGTGGACCCCGATGCCGTCGGCGCCGGAACGGGCGGCCGCCAGCGCGCTGCAGCCGATTCAGCTCATCGCGGAGCAAGACCATATCGCGCCGGGCGGAACGATTACATACCGCCTGCTGTACCACGCCGAGGCGAACGCGGAAGCGTCCGGCGGCGCGACGGCGGAAGTCGTCGTGCCGGCCGAACTGACAATCGTCGACGCGGGCGACGCGGCGTGGGACGCGGAGAAGCGGACGCTGACGTGGAATTTCGGCGGCGTGGCCGCAGGCGCGGCGGTCGCCGCGACGTTCCGCGCCAAGGTCGGCGAGGATGCGGCGCCGGGCGGCCGCATCGAGGTCGGCGCCACGGCGGAGCTGGCCGCAGGCGTGGAGACGGCGGCGCCGGCCGTCGGGGTGATGGTCGGAACGGACACGCATCAGCCGTTCATGCAAGGGTACCCGGACGGCACGTTCCGGCCGGACGGCTTGCTGACGCGCGCCGAAACGGCCGCGATCGTCGCCCGGATTAAGGGGCTGAGACAGCTCGAAGGCGAATCGTTCGAAGACGTCGACGCAAGTCACTGGGCGTACCGGTACATTCAGCAAGTATCGGCCGAAGGGTACATGATCGGGTATAACGGCGAATTCCGGCCGGAGGAACCGATTACGAAAGCGGAGCTCGTCGCGCTCATGCTGCGCCTGCGCGGCGTCTCGCCCGTGCCGCTGGCCTCCGAGCTCTCGGACGCGATCGACGGCTGGTCCAAGTACGCCGTCGGCACGGCCGAGACGCTCGGCTGGCTCGCCGCGGCGGACGAAGCGCCGTTCGCCGCGGAGGAGCCGATCGAGCGAGAACTCGCGGCGCAATGGATCGGCGTCGGCCTGCAGCGCGGCCCGCTCATGGACGGGGTCGCCGCCGTCGAGCAGCATTTCCCGGACGTGCCGCGGGATCATCCGTACTTCCGCTGGATCGAGGAAGCGTCGGCGGTCGCCCACGAATCCGAAGACCGCGGCGAGTTCAACGAATATTTGATCCAATATTTGCCCGATTACACGGCGGCGTTCTAA